The Maridesulfovibrio salexigens DSM 2638 region CAAGGATACCGCCAAGGACCGCAAACCCATCCGCATGGGCACCGGAGGCGGAAACAAAAGTAAGATCTCAATTCAATCAGATAATAATTCCAACACGATAAGCATTTCACCTAAAGACAAGGATGAAGATAAGGAAGACACTCAAGTCGGCCCTATATTTGTTGTCCCTGAAATCAAACCGTAGCAAAATATAATAAGGAAAGTCATGCTTCATCCCGCCAGACTATGGAAACCGCTTAAGGACGGTAAAGTCCAATGCAGGCTATGCAGTCATTTCTGCATAATTGACGAACAGGAACACGGTAAGTGCGGGGTACGGCAAAATGTTGACGGCCAGCTCATGACCAAAACCTATGAGCTGGTAGCAGCACTCAATGTGGACCCGGTAGAAAAAAAACCGCTGTACCACTTCCTGCCCGGAACCGAGACATTTTCACTGGGTACACAGGGCTGCAACTTCGGCTGCACCTTCTGCCAGAATGCCTCCCTTTCCCAGCACCCCAAAACAGGACGGGAAATCACGGGACAAAAAGTAACCCCGGAAATTCTGGTGGAAGCGACCATCGCCCACAAATGTGATTCCATATCCTACACCTATTCCGAACCGACCATTTTTTTTGAGCTGATGCAGGATACCGCCCGTCTTGCCCATATAAAAGGATTGAAAAATATCATGGTCTCCAACGGCTTCCAAAGCCCGGACTGTATCGAAGAACTGACCGGACTGATCGATGCCGCCAACATAGACCTCAAAGCTTTCAATGATGTTTTTTATCGGGACACATGCGGGGGCCGCCTTAATCCGGTCCTCGACAACCTCAAGCACATGAAGACAAACGGCTGGTGGGTAGAGGTCACGACCCTGCTTATTCCCGGAAAGAACGATTCACCGGACGAATTAAAAGAAATGGCCGCATTCATCGCCAATGAGCTTGGTAAGGAAGTTCCTTGGCATATTTCCCGTTTCCACCCGGATTACAAGATGCAGGACTGTCCAGTCACCCCTATGGAAGCCCTGCAAAGAGCCCGAAAAGCAGGAACCAATGCGGGTCTGGAATATGTATACATCGGTAATATTCCGGGTAACGAAAGCTCAGCCACCTTCTGTCCTGATTGCCACAAGGAACTGATCAAACGATTCGGCTTCGAAATGACCAAGACGGGCCTCTCTGATGGTATGTGCAAGTACTGCGGGTGCAAAATTAACGGGGTATTTTAGACAGTTAAAGGCATAAACAGCATAGACAAAGAATTAAATTTTAAAAAAATAAATTTAGTTCTTGCCAAGCAAATACAATTCACGTAGTTCCCTTTCTGCACGAAACAAGTCGGAGCATGGCGCAGCCTGGTAGCGCGCTTGCTTTGGGAGCAAGATGCCGGGGGTTCAAATCCTCCTGCTCCGACCAGTAAATTCAAGGACTTACATTAATATGATGTAAGTCCTTTTTTCGTGCTGGGAACCATATTGGGAACATTTTAAAAATTATGGAACAAAACAAGATGAGAACGTCTTGGCATCCGCACAGGCGGCATCAGCAAATCCGTCTATATTTCCAAATAGATATATAAACAATGCATTTTTACGCAGAATACGCTGCTACCAGCAGGCTTGGCAGAATAGCAAGATGCCCCCCTGAATGGAAAAGCCAGCCTCCGGGGAGACTAGCTTTGAATTTGTTATTCTTCAATCAAAGTAGACTTAAGTTTATTTGAGCCGGGAGATAAGCTTTCTTCTCGGATAATACCCAGTCCAGAAGCCACCACGTATAGTTGCCAAATATGCATCCCGTTAAGATCAAACGAATATTTAACGTGTACAAGCTTACGTAACTTACCCAGAACTACTTTTTTCTCTTCTTTCACAATAACATAGTCAGCTTTTACTTTCCCGGCTGAAGACCAGAGACACTGACTCCATTCCTTATTGTTTAAGTCGAGAATAGTGTTTTCGTTTTTTTTACCCTTGTTGAAAATTAATTTTCCATTTTCAGCGGTAAGGATATAGCGATACATTGTTTCTGCTGGGGCATCATCCCAATAGTAAGCCCCTTCTGGGAGCTTGGTCTTGCTTCTTTCTTCTGCTGTTGAAATTCTTGTGGGCTTAGGGAGCTTTGTCCATTCTTCAATGACATAACTTCCATCATCATTGATCTTTGTACATATCCTCCTTGTAACAATTCCAAAGCCACTTTCTTTAATTTTAATGGTATCACCTAGGGGTGGTCCTAAAAACACATCTGCCTCTTTTAAGCTATTACCATTCTCGCAACAACCATTTGCTACCACTATAAAACAGATAAAGATTAAGCAACTAACCAAAGAAAAACCAAACTGTTTCACCCGTCCAAGGATTGTGCGTCCAACCACGATCTCCAGTTTCAACCTCATATCCTCCATTTACTACATATGCTTTAGACCACCTGAACATATCTTTTCTTCGCACACGTGTTTCTTTTGTTTCAGAAGAGCCACTTCCAACACTCCCACATGAAGCATAATGTCTTTTAATTCTTTGCTCTTCTGCTCTGTAAACTTTCTGCCATTTAACATTTGGAACAGGCACTCCGGGCAGAACAACCGGAGGAAACATCGTGATCTTGATAGTTTCCAATTCCCTGACATCTTCCCATTCAGTAAATTCATCCCACTCCTGACACTCAACCTGCTGACACTTACAATTGGGATGGGGCCGTTCCATTGTCGGCGTTTCCGAAATATTGCCATCCATCTTTAAGCAGTTGTCACAAGCCCCCTTACCAGCCTTCCAGATGTACCATTTCTTTACATTATGCCTGCGCGGAGTCGTTCCCCAAATTCCCCCCGCTTCCAAGCCCATTGCATCATTAAAATTGATCGGATCATCCAGACAATACCCGTAAACATCCACATCAC contains the following coding sequences:
- the amrS gene encoding AmmeMemoRadiSam system radical SAM enzyme produces the protein MLHPARLWKPLKDGKVQCRLCSHFCIIDEQEHGKCGVRQNVDGQLMTKTYELVAALNVDPVEKKPLYHFLPGTETFSLGTQGCNFGCTFCQNASLSQHPKTGREITGQKVTPEILVEATIAHKCDSISYTYSEPTIFFELMQDTARLAHIKGLKNIMVSNGFQSPDCIEELTGLIDAANIDLKAFNDVFYRDTCGGRLNPVLDNLKHMKTNGWWVEVTTLLIPGKNDSPDELKEMAAFIANELGKEVPWHISRFHPDYKMQDCPVTPMEALQRARKAGTNAGLEYVYIGNIPGNESSATFCPDCHKELIKRFGFEMTKTGLSDGMCKYCGCKINGVF